One Osmerus mordax isolate fOsmMor3 chromosome 16, fOsmMor3.pri, whole genome shotgun sequence genomic window carries:
- the si:ch211-227n13.3 gene encoding uncharacterized protein si:ch211-227n13.3 isoform X2 gives MRSLKPLRHGKKHQETGNHSDAALQARMTGRQQTRLDTRLEDSITITDNGLDLDIIDCIDKHHYKHPVIDLELPEQQEVGADSDGESDADSCCSLDSKASGPSYPWDQASLLEPTVHTDLCSGCQKLFREAKKSKTQRDAFPITVPSDLSCDQWVLKKPWRPRRLSNTKGRLWTHVGRIRKRQQNEGNRKQIEASQLTCSRPHIFLHRILRGCVRQAVSSGRRRGKRKRRLHSSDRSAHVAKQHRLDCDTVSQNDSHSDNPEQGDSDVLILDVVPKSVTMETPPSPVREPKPEVRRKKGSFRDLLAQLSCNRSIIVQEAPM, from the exons ATGCGTTCCCTGAAGCCTCTcagacatggcaagaagcaccAGGAAACTGGTAACCACAGCGATGCTGCCCTTCAGGCGAGGATGACAGGGAGACAGCAGACTAGGCTGGACACCAGGCTGGAGGACTCCATCACCATCACAGACAATGGATTAGACTTGGACATCATTGACTGCATCGACAAGCACCACTACAAGCACCCAGTGATAGATTTAGAGTTGCCCGAGCAGCAAGAGGTCGGTGCAGACTCTGATGGAGAATCTGACGCAGACTCCTGCTGCTCATTGGACAGCAAAGCCTCAGGCCCCTCCTACCCCTGGGATCAAGCCTCTCTTCTGGAGCCAACTGTCCATACTGACCTGTGTTCTGGCTGTCAGAAGCTGTTCAGAGAAGCCAAGAAGAGCAAGACCCAGCGAGACGCTTTCCCGATAACTG TTCCTTCAGACTTGTCATGTGACCAGTGGGTGCTGAAGAAACCATGGAGACCAAGAAGACTTTCAAACAcaaaagg GAGACTTTGGACCCATGTGGGTCGTATCAGGAAGAGACAGCAGAACGAGGGGAACAGGAAGCAGATTGAAGCTAGCCAGCTCACCTGCTCAAGACCACACATCTTCCTGCATAG GATCCTGAGGGGCTGTGTCAGGCAGGCTGTGAGCAGTGGAAGGAGAAGGGGTAAAAGAAAGAGGAGGCTCCACAGCTCTGATCGTAGTGCCCATGTTGCCAAGCAGCACCGTCTGGACTGTGACACAGTTTCTCAGAACGACAGTCATTCAGACAACCCGGAGCAAGGTGACAGCGACGTGCTCATCTTGGATGTCGTTCCCAAATcggtcaccatggaaaccccCCCGTCGCCGGTTAGGGAGCCCAAGCCGGAGGTGCGGAGGAAGAAGGGCAGTTTCAGAGACTTGCTGGCTCAGCTTAGCTGCAACCGCAGTATCATCGTTCAGGAAGCACCCATGTGA
- the LOC136958540 gene encoding UDP-glucuronosyltransferase 1-6-like isoform X2 yields MLTDPMIPTGSLIARKLGLPSVGLLRGIPCGLDLKSAACPSPPSYVPRFFTKYTDVMSFKERVVNVVVSMLEPLLCTFLTWHFDQIAKDFLEEDVGVAEVLTDTAIWLMRYDFMLEFPRPLMPNMVLVGGINCNLNKPLPEDLESWVSSAEHGFVVFTLGSMVSSMPKEKAAIFLAAFEKIPQRVLWRYTGPVPDHIPKNVMIKKWLPQNDLLTHHGVKAFLTHAGSHGVYEGLCHGVPMVMLPLGGDQTDNAYRIAARGVGVVLDINEITVQSLLQAMNEVINTTRYKEKIMKLSAMHKDRPIDPLDLSIYWTEFVMRHKGAAHLRVAAHDLNWFQYHSLDVIGCLLLVVLAVVMVIMRCMVLCVWRFTSKRKQD; encoded by the exons ATGTTGACTGACCCCATGATTCCTACAGGATCTCTGATAGCCAGGAAGTTGG GTCTCCCATCCGTGGGTTTGCTAAGAGGAATCCCCTGTGGCTTAGACCTCAAGTCTGctgcctgcccctctcctccctcttatGTACCACGCTTCTTCACAAAATACACAGACGTCATGTCCTTCAAAGAGAGAGTCGTCAACGTAGTA GTGAGCATGCTGGAGCCATTGCTGTGCACATTTCTGACCTGGCACTTTGACCAGATTGCTAAGGACTTTTTGGAAGAGGATGTGGGGGTGGCCGAAGTGCTGACAGACACTGCAATCTGGTTGATGAG GTATGACTTCATGCTGGAATTCCCTCGCCCCCTAATGCCTAATATGGTCCTTGTTGGCGGGATCAACTGCAACTTGAACAAACCCTTACCTGAG GATCTTGAGTCATGGGTCTCCTCAGCGGAACATGGTTTTGTGGTTTTCACCCTGGGCTCCATGGTGTCGTCTATGCCAAAGGAGAAAGCTGCTATCTTCCTTGCAGCATTTGAAAAGATTCCACAAAGG GTTCTGTGGCGGTACACCGGGCCAGTTCCTGACCACATCCCCAAAAATGTTATGATAAAGAAATGGCTTCCACAGAATGACCTACTGA ctCATCATGGTGTGAAGGCTTTCCTGACCCATGCTGGGAGTCACGGTGTGTATGAGGGTCTGTGTCACGGAGTTCCAATGGTGATGCTGCCTCTGGGTGGAGACCAGACAGACAATGCTTATAGAATAGCCGCCCGAGGGGTGGGTGTGGTGTTGGACATCAATGAGATCACTGTGCAATCACTGCTGCAGGCAATGAATGAAGTCATCAACACAACACG GTATAAGGAAAAAATTATGAAGCTGTCTGCCATGCATAAGGATCGCCCAATCGACCCTCTCGACCTTTCTATCTACTGGACAGAGTTTGTGATGCGGCATAAAGGGGCAGCACATCTTAGGGTCGCTGCACATGATCTCAACTGGTTCCAATACCACAGCCTGGATGTGATCGGCTGTTTGCTCCTCGTGGTGCttgctgttgtcatggtgataatGAGATGCATGGTGCTTTGTGTGTGGCGCTTTACCAGCAAGAGGAAACAGGACTGA
- the LOC136958878 gene encoding serine/threonine-protein kinase pim-2-like: MCGYVFTKERYEERYVKGEMIGNGGYGSVYAGFRKSDNQPVALKFVDQLKIKMWAKMLENEDALPLEIALLRHVCRSPRCKEVAQLLDYYWFPGPEGVGVYLLILERPIPCMDLFNYMQEEKGYLEEGMARQVMKQVVSALQHCHSRGVVHRDLKPENILIQMTNYNVMLLDFGSASVLKEGPYTEVAGTPEYFPPETVLKGEYFALPATVWSLGILLFQIVVT, translated from the exons atgtgtggctATGTGTTCACTAAAGAGAGATATGAGGAGAGGTATGTGAAGGGGGAGATGATAGGAAACGGTGGCTATGGGAGCGTCTATGCTGGATTCAGGAAGTCAGACAACCAACCA GTGGCATTGAAGTTTGTGGATCAGTTGAAAATTAAGATGTGGGCTAAGATG TTAGAAAATGAGGATGCACTACCACTGGAAATTGCTCTGCTGCGTCATGTATGTCGCTCTCCCAGGTGCAAAGAGGTGGCCCAACTGCTGGACTACTATTGGTTCCCAGGGCCAGAGGGGGTGGGAGTTTATCTTCTGATTCTAGAGCGCCCAATCCCTTGCATGGACCTCTTTAATTACATGCAGGAAGAGAAAGGCTACCTAGAAGAAGGGATGGCACGTCAAGTGATGAAGCAG GTTGTGTCTGCGCTGCAACACTGCCACTCTAGGGGCGTGGTGCACAGGGACCTGAAGCCAGAAAACATCCTCATACAGATGACCAATTACAATGTCATGCTGCTAGATTTTGGCTCTGCTTCTGTACTCAAAGAAGGACCCTATACAGAAGTGGCAG GGACTCCAGAGTATTTTCCTCCTGAGACTGTGCTGAAAGGGGAGTATTTTGCCTTACCAGCCACTGTGTGGTCACTAGGGATACTTCTGTTCCAG ATTGTCGTCACCTGA
- the LOC136958541 gene encoding C-X-C chemokine receptor type 4-like, with protein MSYYEHIVFDYDMNDTGSGSGSGDLGGDLEEPCDLDQVITPDFQRVFLPVVYGLIFVLGITGNGLVVMVLGCQRRSKLSLTDRYRLHLSAADLLFVLALPFWAVDAALTDWRFGLGACVGVHVIYTVNLYGSVLILAFISLDRYLAVVKATDTHTSGMRQLLARRLVYVGAWLPAALLAVPDIVFARTQEAGDGVMVCQRLYPADNAPLWVSVFHLQLVLVGLVVPGLVLLVCYCVIVSRLTRGPLGGQRQKRRAVRTTVALVLCFFLCWLPYGAGITVDALMRLEVLPRGCSLEVVLGVWLAVAEPMAFSHCCLNPLLYAFLGAGFKSSARRALTLSRVSSLRILPRRRPGTSTTTESESSSLHSS; from the exons ATGTCCTACTATGAG cATATTGTGTTTGACTATGACATGAACGACACTGGTTCTGGCTCTGGTTCTGGTGACTTGGGGGGGGACCTGGAGGAGCCGTGTGACCTGGATCAAGTGATAACCCCTGACTTCCAGCGAGTGTTTCTCCCTGTGGTCTATGGCTTGATCTTCGTCCTGGGCATCACTGGGAACGGCCTGGTGGTGATGGTGCTCGGCTGCCAGCGCAG GTCCAAACTGAGTCTGACAGACCGCTACCGGCTGCACCTCTCTGCTGCCGATCTTCTCTTCGTGCTGGCGCTCCCGTTCTGGGCAGTGGATGCCGCGCTGACGGACTGGCGTTTCGGACTAGGCGCCTGTGTAGGCGTGCACGTCATCTACACGGTGAACCTGTATGGGAGTGTGCTCATCCTGGCCTTCATCAGTCTGGACCGCTACCTAGCAGTGGTCAAAGCAACAGACACGCACACCTCAGGCATGAGACAGCTACTGGCACGGAGACTGGTGTATGTAG gAGCCTGGTTGCCTGCGGCTCTTTTGGCAGTGCCAGACATAGTGTTTGCCAGGACTCAGGAAGCAGGAGATGGGGTAATGGTGTGCCAGCGCTTATACCCAGCTGACAACGCTCCTCTCTGGGTGTCGGTGttccacctgcagctggtgttgGTGGGTTTGGTGGTACCGGGCCTAGTTTTgctggtgtgttactgtgtcatcGTGTCCAGGCTGACCCGTGGCCCTCtgggggggcagagacagaAGCGCAGAGCTGTCAGGACCACTGTGGCGTTGGTCCTGTGCTTCTTCCTGTGTTGGCTCCCGTATGGTGCTGGCATCACTGTGGATGCCCTCATGCGCCTAGAGGTCCTTCCCAGGGGCTGTAGTCTTGAGGTGGTGCTGGGTGTGTGGCTAGCGGTGGCTGAACCAATGGCATTTTCCCACTGCTGTCTAAACCCACTGCTGTATGCCTTCCTGGGGGCGGGCTTTAAGAGCTCCGCCAGACGGGCGTTGACACTAAGTCGCGTCTCCAGTCTGAGGATTCTACCTCGTAGACGCCCAGGAACCTCTACTACCACAGAGTCTGAGTCATCTAGTCTACACTCCAGCTAA
- the LOC136958540 gene encoding UDP-glucuronosyltransferase 1A5-like isoform X1 produces the protein MGASAVFVCLLVCLALGLIGAVETGETGPAVGRPKGQTGSETDENGVTERITVQKEGASKTVKPTGKITISNDVNVSGSKKDTSVVNDAAQQTGEGVGAAIAGPTGYTGRLLVVPMDGSHWVVVKAIAEEMGRRGHQVTVVIPEISMRMGPGKHYTTVTYPVPYGQKDIDKLLGRHTDMMSQSTKPMMEKISFHMDNLKKVSGFIFTTAEGLLFNTSLISHLSQQGFDAMLTDPMIPTGSLIARKLGLPSVGLLRGIPCGLDLKSAACPSPPSYVPRFFTKYTDVMSFKERVVNVVVSMLEPLLCTFLTWHFDQIAKDFLEEDVGVAEVLTDTAIWLMRYDFMLEFPRPLMPNMVLVGGINCNLNKPLPEDLESWVSSAEHGFVVFTLGSMVSSMPKEKAAIFLAAFEKIPQRVLWRYTGPVPDHIPKNVMIKKWLPQNDLLTHHGVKAFLTHAGSHGVYEGLCHGVPMVMLPLGGDQTDNAYRIAARGVGVVLDINEITVQSLLQAMNEVINTTRYKEKIMKLSAMHKDRPIDPLDLSIYWTEFVMRHKGAAHLRVAAHDLNWFQYHSLDVIGCLLLVVLAVVMVIMRCMVLCVWRFTSKRKQD, from the exons ATGGGTGCGTCAGCAGTGTtcgtgtgtctcctggtgtgtttaGCCCTGGGTCTGATTGGAGcagtggagacaggagagactggGCCTGCAGTAGGGAGGCCTAAAGGGCAAACTGGTAGTGAAACGGATGAAAATGGAGTAACTGAGCGTATCACTGTTCAAAAAGAAGGGGCTAGTAAAACGGTTAAACCTACGGGTAAAATTACTATTAGTAATGATGTGAATGTGTCTGGTAGTAAGAAAGACACAAGCGTAGTAAATGATGCTGCACAGCAGACTGGAGAAGGTGTTGGAGCTGCTATAGCTGGTCCCACTGGTTATACTGGTCGACTACTGGTGGTGCCGATGGATGGGAGTCACTGGGTGGTAGTGAAAGCCATTGCTGAGGAGATGGGACGCCGTGGACATCAGGTCACTGTGGTTATACCCGAAATCAGCATGCGTATGGGTCCAGGTAAGCACTATACCACAGTGACATATCCTGTGCCATATGGGCAGAAGGACATTGACAAGCTGTTgggaagacacacagacatgatgaGTCAGTCCACAAAACCCATGATGGAAAAGATATCCTTCCATATGGACAATCTTAAGAAAGTATCTGGCTTCATTTTTACTACTGCTGAGGGGTTGCTGTTCAACACGTCACTCATCTCCCATCtatcacagcag GGTTTTGATGCAATGTTGACTGACCCCATGATTCCTACAGGATCTCTGATAGCCAGGAAGTTGG GTCTCCCATCCGTGGGTTTGCTAAGAGGAATCCCCTGTGGCTTAGACCTCAAGTCTGctgcctgcccctctcctccctcttatGTACCACGCTTCTTCACAAAATACACAGACGTCATGTCCTTCAAAGAGAGAGTCGTCAACGTAGTA GTGAGCATGCTGGAGCCATTGCTGTGCACATTTCTGACCTGGCACTTTGACCAGATTGCTAAGGACTTTTTGGAAGAGGATGTGGGGGTGGCCGAAGTGCTGACAGACACTGCAATCTGGTTGATGAG GTATGACTTCATGCTGGAATTCCCTCGCCCCCTAATGCCTAATATGGTCCTTGTTGGCGGGATCAACTGCAACTTGAACAAACCCTTACCTGAG GATCTTGAGTCATGGGTCTCCTCAGCGGAACATGGTTTTGTGGTTTTCACCCTGGGCTCCATGGTGTCGTCTATGCCAAAGGAGAAAGCTGCTATCTTCCTTGCAGCATTTGAAAAGATTCCACAAAGG GTTCTGTGGCGGTACACCGGGCCAGTTCCTGACCACATCCCCAAAAATGTTATGATAAAGAAATGGCTTCCACAGAATGACCTACTGA ctCATCATGGTGTGAAGGCTTTCCTGACCCATGCTGGGAGTCACGGTGTGTATGAGGGTCTGTGTCACGGAGTTCCAATGGTGATGCTGCCTCTGGGTGGAGACCAGACAGACAATGCTTATAGAATAGCCGCCCGAGGGGTGGGTGTGGTGTTGGACATCAATGAGATCACTGTGCAATCACTGCTGCAGGCAATGAATGAAGTCATCAACACAACACG GTATAAGGAAAAAATTATGAAGCTGTCTGCCATGCATAAGGATCGCCCAATCGACCCTCTCGACCTTTCTATCTACTGGACAGAGTTTGTGATGCGGCATAAAGGGGCAGCACATCTTAGGGTCGCTGCACATGATCTCAACTGGTTCCAATACCACAGCCTGGATGTGATCGGCTGTTTGCTCCTCGTGGTGCttgctgttgtcatggtgataatGAGATGCATGGTGCTTTGTGTGTGGCGCTTTACCAGCAAGAGGAAACAGGACTGA
- the cfap410 gene encoding cilia and flagella associated protein 410 isoform X2: protein MKLTRKLVLAKAKASDLDSVKKLNCWGCKLTDISIFSQIPNIEVLTLSVNSIASLSPLAGCLSLCELYLRRNLIPSLAELSHLRPLTRLRVLWLAENPCCGTDPRHYRLTVLRSLPRLQKLDNQAQNQPSTNGQTDVETENDSLNYSMEETNKIREQLGMKLLPRDKFPSLSSPSTRETRPLARKTHTLEAVLLLLKDLDEEELHIVHTATQNKLRTYTFSCETLSHTLLTERTTNMEH, encoded by the exons ATGAAACTCACACGGAAGCTAGTGCTTGCCAAGGCTAAGGCATCTGATCTAGACAGTGTAAAGAAATTAAACTGCTG GGGCTGCAAATTGACTGAC ATCTCCATCTTCTCCCAGATACCTAACATCGAGGTTTTGACACTTAG TGTGAATAGTATTGCATCTCTATCACCTCTCgctggctgcctgtctctctgtgagctCTACCTGAGAAGGAACTTGATCCCGTCTCTTGCCGAGCTCTCTCATCTCCGCCCACTCACACGCCTGCGAGTGCTCTGGTTAGCTGAGAACCCCTGCTGCGGAACAGATCCCCGCCACTACCGACTCACTGTGCTGCGCAGCCTGCCTCGCCTACAAAAATTAGACAACCAGG CTCAGAACCAACCCTCCACCAATGGCCAAACAGATGTGGAGACAGAGAATGACTCTCTCAACTACAGCATGGAGGAAACCAA TAAGATCCGCGAGCAGTTGGGGATGAAGCTTCTTCCCAGAGACaagttcccctccctctcctccccatccaccCGAGAGACCAGGCCTTTGGCCAGGAAG acacacactctggaggCGGTGTTGCTGTTGCTGAAGGACCTGGATGAGGAAGAGCTACACATTGTTCACACTGCAACACAGAACAAACTCAGAACATACACATTCAGTTGTgaaacactatcacacacattgCTGACAGAAAGAACCACTAATATGGagcactga
- the pecr gene encoding peroxisomal trans-2-enoyl-CoA reductase, whose translation MAASSVFRSGLFNNKVAIVTGGGTGIGKAISAELLELGCNVVISSRKVERLEAAAEELKQKIPASSLASVVPIACNIRQEDEVKALVSSVLKKYGQIDFLVNNGGGQFSSPVESMSSKGWKAVIDTNLTGTFHCCKEVYSAWMKDHGGVIVNIIADMWKGFPGMAHTGAARAAVDNLTKSLAIEWASSGVRINAIAPGTIISKTAMENYKEFGPTLFKMSVPFSPAKRLGVPEEISPAVCFLLSPAASYISGATLRVDAGQSLYHSMWDIPDHSAWPEAPEGENLDTLKELLNPKSKL comes from the exons ATGGCGGCCTCAAGTGTGTTCAGGTCGGGTTTGTTTAATAACAAAGTAGCGATTGTAACGGGTGGCGGGACCGGTATTGGTAAAGCAATCTCCGCAGAGCTGCTTGAACTCG GGTGCAATGTGGTTATCTCCAGTAGAAAGGTAGAGAGGCTTGAAGCTGCTGCTGAGGAGCTGAAGCAGAAAATCCCTGCATCCAGCCTGGCATCTGTCGTACCTATAGCCTGCAACATCCGCCAAGAGgatgag gtgAAGGCCCTGGTTTCATCTGTACTcaagaaatatggtcaaatagACTTTTTGGTGAATAACGGTGGAGGCCAGTTCAGCAGCCCAGTAGAATCAATGTCGTCCAAAGGTTGGAAAGCTGTCATAGACACCAACCTGACTGGAACGTTCCACTGTTGCAAGGAAG tttattCTGCATGGATGAAAGACCACGGAGGGGTGATTGTCAACATCATTGCCGATATGTGGAAGGGATTCCCAGGAATGGC CCATACAGGTGCAGCCAGGGCAGCTGTAGATAACCTAACCAAGAGTCTAGCCATTGAGTGGGCTAGCTCGGGAGTTAGGATCAATGCCATTGCACca gGTACCATCATCTCTAAGACAGCAATGGAGAACTATAAAGAATTTGGACCAACTTTGTTTAAGATGTCTGTCCCATTCAGCCCTGCTAAAAGACTAGGGGTCCCAGAGGAG ATCTCCCCCGCAGTGTGTTTCTTGCTCTCTCCAGCTGCCTCCTACATCTCAGGAGCCACTCTACGGGTGGACGCGGGACAAAGTCTGTACCACTCCATGTGGGAcataccag ATCACAGTGCATGGCCTGAAGCTCCAGAGGGAGAAAACCTGGACACACTGAAAGAACTCCTCAACCCCAAATCCAAACTCTGA
- the cfap410 gene encoding cilia and flagella associated protein 410 isoform X1, with protein sequence MKLTRKLVLAKAKASDLDSVKKLNCWGCKLTDISIFSQIPNIEVLTLSVNSIASLSPLAGCLSLCELYLRRNLIPSLAELSHLRPLTRLRVLWLAENPCCGTDPRHYRLTVLRSLPRLQKLDNQVVTEEELALSLVEGDEITTPPSTAQNQPSTNGQTDVETENDSLNYSMEETNKIREQLGMKLLPRDKFPSLSSPSTRETRPLARKTHTLEAVLLLLKDLDEEELHIVHTATQNKLRTYTFSCETLSHTLLTERTTNMEH encoded by the exons ATGAAACTCACACGGAAGCTAGTGCTTGCCAAGGCTAAGGCATCTGATCTAGACAGTGTAAAGAAATTAAACTGCTG GGGCTGCAAATTGACTGAC ATCTCCATCTTCTCCCAGATACCTAACATCGAGGTTTTGACACTTAG TGTGAATAGTATTGCATCTCTATCACCTCTCgctggctgcctgtctctctgtgagctCTACCTGAGAAGGAACTTGATCCCGTCTCTTGCCGAGCTCTCTCATCTCCGCCCACTCACACGCCTGCGAGTGCTCTGGTTAGCTGAGAACCCCTGCTGCGGAACAGATCCCCGCCACTACCGACTCACTGTGCTGCGCAGCCTGCCTCGCCTACAAAAATTAGACAACCAGG tgGTGACAGAAGAGGAGCTTGCTCTTTCCTTGGTGGAGGGTGATGAGATAACCACACCCCCTTCTACAGCTCAGAACCAACCCTCCACCAATGGCCAAACAGATGTGGAGACAGAGAATGACTCTCTCAACTACAGCATGGAGGAAACCAA TAAGATCCGCGAGCAGTTGGGGATGAAGCTTCTTCCCAGAGACaagttcccctccctctcctccccatccaccCGAGAGACCAGGCCTTTGGCCAGGAAG acacacactctggaggCGGTGTTGCTGTTGCTGAAGGACCTGGATGAGGAAGAGCTACACATTGTTCACACTGCAACACAGAACAAACTCAGAACATACACATTCAGTTGTgaaacactatcacacacattgCTGACAGAAAGAACCACTAATATGGagcactga
- the rpl37a gene encoding large ribosomal subunit protein eL43 — protein sequence MAKRTKKVGIVGKYGTRYGASLRKMVKKIEISQHAKYTCSFCGKTKMKRRAVGIWHCGSCRKTVAGGAWTYNTTSAVTVKSAIRRLKELKEQ from the exons ATG GCTAAGCGCACTAAGAAGGTGGGGATTGTTGGCAAATATGGCACGCGTTACGGCGCGTCGCTCAGGAAGATGGTGAAGAAGATTGAGATCAGCCAGCACGCCAAATACACCTGCTCCTTCTGTGGCAAG ActaagatgaagaggagggcagTGGGTATCTGGCACTGTGGGTCCTGCAGAAAGACTGTGGCTGGAGGAGCCTGGACATACAA CACAACCTCTGCTGTCACAGTGAAGTCAGCCATCAGGAgactgaaggagctgaaggaacAGTAA
- the ndufb3 gene encoding NADH dehydrogenase [ubiquinone] 1 beta subcomplex subunit 3 gives MGGDHGHSKLNMPDWRQWKADGTPLEFTQQRLAARGLKDPWARNEAWRYMGGFAQPVTFGNVLLRGFKWGFAAFAVALAVEYALFPPKKSDH, from the exons aTGGGAGGTGACCATGGCCACAGTAAACTGAACATGCCAGACTGGCGACAATGGAAAGCGGATGGAACCCCGCTGGAGTTCACACAGCAGCGATTAGCAGCCAGGGGCCTCAAGGACCCATGGGCACG CAATGAGGCATGGAGGTATATGGGTGGCTTTGCACAGCCAGTGACTTTTGGAAATGTCCTGCTTAGGGGGTTCAAATGGGGCTTTGCTGCATTTGCTGTTGCTTTGGCTGTTGAGTATGCCCTGTTCCCCCCCAAGAAGAGTGACCACTGA
- the si:ch211-227n13.3 gene encoding uncharacterized protein si:ch211-227n13.3 isoform X1, which yields MVITFLKRMNHGHFEAKSPSFDVPKSSELQYTRVRLQYSVSWRVSMRSLKPLRHGKKHQETGNHSDAALQARMTGRQQTRLDTRLEDSITITDNGLDLDIIDCIDKHHYKHPVIDLELPEQQEVGADSDGESDADSCCSLDSKASGPSYPWDQASLLEPTVHTDLCSGCQKLFREAKKSKTQRDAFPITVPSDLSCDQWVLKKPWRPRRLSNTKGRLWTHVGRIRKRQQNEGNRKQIEASQLTCSRPHIFLHRILRGCVRQAVSSGRRRGKRKRRLHSSDRSAHVAKQHRLDCDTVSQNDSHSDNPEQGDSDVLILDVVPKSVTMETPPSPVREPKPEVRRKKGSFRDLLAQLSCNRSIIVQEAPM from the exons atggtgATTACGTTTTTAAAACGGATGAACCATGGACACTTTGAAGCGAA ATCCCCGAGTTTTGATGTTCCAAAAAGCAGTGAGCTACAGTACACTAGG GTGAGACTTCAGTATTCTGTTAGTTGGAGAGTCTCCATGCGTTCCCTGAAGCCTCTcagacatggcaagaagcaccAGGAAACTGGTAACCACAGCGATGCTGCCCTTCAGGCGAGGATGACAGGGAGACAGCAGACTAGGCTGGACACCAGGCTGGAGGACTCCATCACCATCACAGACAATGGATTAGACTTGGACATCATTGACTGCATCGACAAGCACCACTACAAGCACCCAGTGATAGATTTAGAGTTGCCCGAGCAGCAAGAGGTCGGTGCAGACTCTGATGGAGAATCTGACGCAGACTCCTGCTGCTCATTGGACAGCAAAGCCTCAGGCCCCTCCTACCCCTGGGATCAAGCCTCTCTTCTGGAGCCAACTGTCCATACTGACCTGTGTTCTGGCTGTCAGAAGCTGTTCAGAGAAGCCAAGAAGAGCAAGACCCAGCGAGACGCTTTCCCGATAACTG TTCCTTCAGACTTGTCATGTGACCAGTGGGTGCTGAAGAAACCATGGAGACCAAGAAGACTTTCAAACAcaaaagg GAGACTTTGGACCCATGTGGGTCGTATCAGGAAGAGACAGCAGAACGAGGGGAACAGGAAGCAGATTGAAGCTAGCCAGCTCACCTGCTCAAGACCACACATCTTCCTGCATAG GATCCTGAGGGGCTGTGTCAGGCAGGCTGTGAGCAGTGGAAGGAGAAGGGGTAAAAGAAAGAGGAGGCTCCACAGCTCTGATCGTAGTGCCCATGTTGCCAAGCAGCACCGTCTGGACTGTGACACAGTTTCTCAGAACGACAGTCATTCAGACAACCCGGAGCAAGGTGACAGCGACGTGCTCATCTTGGATGTCGTTCCCAAATcggtcaccatggaaaccccCCCGTCGCCGGTTAGGGAGCCCAAGCCGGAGGTGCGGAGGAAGAAGGGCAGTTTCAGAGACTTGCTGGCTCAGCTTAGCTGCAACCGCAGTATCATCGTTCAGGAAGCACCCATGTGA